Proteins found in one Deltaproteobacteria bacterium genomic segment:
- a CDS encoding DUF1015 domain-containing protein — protein sequence MSNVRPFIGLRPPKELAAQVAAPPYDVVNTQEARAIAGDNANSFFRVSRPEIELADSVDAHSAPVYALGKKNLELFLSRGTLKPDAQPAYYVYRQKMGEHVQAGIVACASTDEYERGLIKKHELTRQDKEDDRVAHIDALSAHDEPVFLCYGKNAELVALQDAVMQEPPEYDFTSSDGIQHTFWVTPRARTQQIQDAFARVDALYVADGHHRSAAAARIAKSRGGSPDAEHRFFLAVIFPASQLQILDYNRLVKDLNGLSAEAFLKRVGEKFEVKSGGGKPTSRHQFGMFLGGAWHTLTAKPGTFDEKSPIGSLDVSILQSNLLGPVLGIQDPRTDERIAFSGGIRGMGELEKKVKSGEFAVAFAMFPTSLDELMAIADAGAIMPPKSTWFEPKLRSGLVVHRF from the coding sequence ATGTCCAACGTCCGCCCGTTCATCGGTCTTCGCCCGCCAAAAGAGCTCGCCGCGCAGGTCGCCGCGCCGCCGTACGACGTGGTGAACACGCAGGAAGCGCGCGCCATCGCCGGCGACAACGCGAACTCGTTCTTCCGCGTCTCGCGGCCGGAGATTGAGCTCGCGGACTCCGTCGATGCGCACAGCGCGCCCGTGTACGCGCTCGGCAAGAAGAACCTCGAGCTCTTCCTCTCGCGCGGCACGCTCAAGCCCGACGCGCAGCCGGCGTACTACGTCTACCGCCAGAAGATGGGCGAGCACGTGCAAGCTGGCATCGTTGCGTGTGCGAGCACCGACGAGTACGAGCGCGGGCTCATCAAGAAGCACGAGCTCACGCGGCAGGACAAAGAAGACGATCGGGTGGCGCACATCGACGCGCTCTCGGCGCACGACGAGCCGGTGTTCCTCTGCTACGGCAAGAACGCGGAGCTCGTGGCGCTGCAGGACGCGGTGATGCAGGAGCCGCCCGAATACGACTTCACCTCGAGCGACGGCATCCAGCACACGTTCTGGGTCACGCCCCGGGCGCGCACCCAGCAGATCCAGGATGCGTTCGCGCGCGTGGACGCGCTCTACGTGGCCGACGGACACCATCGTTCGGCGGCAGCGGCGCGCATCGCCAAGTCGCGCGGCGGCTCGCCGGATGCCGAGCACAGGTTCTTCCTGGCCGTCATCTTCCCCGCGTCACAGCTGCAGATCCTCGACTATAACCGTCTGGTTAAGGACTTGAACGGGCTGTCGGCGGAAGCGTTCTTGAAGCGCGTCGGCGAGAAGTTCGAGGTGAAGTCGGGCGGTGGCAAGCCGACGTCGAGGCACCAGTTCGGCATGTTCCTCGGCGGCGCGTGGCACACGCTCACCGCGAAGCCCGGCACCTTCGACGAGAAGAGCCCCATCGGCTCGCTCGATGTCTCCATTCTCCAGAGCAACCTGCTCGGGCCGGTGCTGGGCATCCAGGATCCGCGCACCGACGAGCGCATCGCCTTCTCGGGCGGCATCCGGGGCATGGGCGAGCTGGAGAAGAAGGTGAAGTCGGGCGAGTTCGCGGTGGCGTTCGCGATGTTCCCCACCAGCCTCGACGAGCTCATGGCCATCGCCGACGCGGGCGCGATCATGCCGCCCAAGAGCACCTGGTTCGAGCCGAAGCTGCGCAGCGGGCTCGTGGTGCACCGGTTCTAG
- a CDS encoding glycosyltransferase family 4 protein, translated as MKVALVGDRPPPFGGIAVHVEALATELASQGHTVELVDTARPGSMWRFGTRLAALAARGFLIHVHTSGHNPKSWALVAACGLARAPLHHNLVTLHSGLLPGYLAGAPARKVAARSALAGFGRIVAVSAAVRHALAMAGVSHARMMELPAFWPGSVRPGRPTADALAIRERFRPLLSCAVAPSPVYGLRVLASALALLRRRRPELGCVVFGPSSKQLVDANDPGVVALGEFAHAQALAVMKQSDAFVRPTSIDGDALSVREALALGVRTVASDAARRPEGVRVFRTGDPFSLAEAIELALAQPRPEPRGDDALPRLIQIYRDLSRAVA; from the coding sequence ATGAAGGTGGCGCTCGTCGGCGACCGGCCGCCGCCTTTCGGTGGCATCGCCGTGCACGTGGAGGCTCTCGCGACGGAGCTCGCGTCGCAGGGCCACACCGTCGAGCTCGTGGACACCGCGCGGCCGGGATCGATGTGGCGCTTCGGGACAAGGCTCGCGGCGCTCGCGGCGCGCGGCTTTCTGATTCACGTGCACACCTCGGGGCACAACCCGAAGTCGTGGGCGCTGGTGGCCGCGTGTGGGCTGGCGCGCGCGCCGCTTCATCACAATTTGGTTACACTGCACTCGGGGCTATTGCCGGGCTATCTGGCGGGCGCGCCCGCGCGGAAGGTGGCGGCGCGAAGTGCGCTCGCAGGTTTTGGGCGAATCGTCGCGGTCAGCGCGGCAGTGCGCCATGCGCTGGCGATGGCAGGTGTGTCGCACGCGCGGATGATGGAGCTGCCCGCGTTCTGGCCCGGGTCCGTGCGGCCCGGTCGTCCGACCGCGGATGCGCTCGCGATTCGAGAGCGCTTCAGGCCGCTGCTCTCGTGCGCCGTCGCGCCCTCGCCGGTGTACGGGCTGCGCGTGCTCGCGTCGGCGCTCGCGCTCTTGCGTCGACGTCGGCCAGAGCTGGGCTGCGTGGTCTTCGGGCCGTCCAGCAAGCAACTCGTGGATGCGAACGACCCAGGCGTTGTCGCTCTGGGCGAGTTCGCGCACGCGCAGGCGCTGGCGGTCATGAAGCAGAGCGACGCGTTCGTGCGGCCGACGTCGATCGATGGCGATGCGCTGAGCGTCCGCGAGGCGCTGGCGTTGGGCGTACGCACCGTCGCGAGCGATGCCGCTCGCCGACCCGAGGGCGTTCGCGTGTTCCGCACGGGCGATCCGTTCTCGCTCGCGGAGGCCATCGAGCTGGCGCTGGCACAGCCGCGGCCCGAGCCGCGGGGCGACGACGCGCTGCCCAGGCTGATACAGATATATCGAGACCTATCACGAGCGGTGGCCTGA
- a CDS encoding glycosyltransferase — protein sequence MAELRGRDIVCFSNDWDGDPLSKTHLMRILARDNRVLWVNSLGNRAPKANPHDAQRIVKKLGDALGGTHEVEPNLHVLGPVALPFFDAMSRAVNARLVRAQVLWAMRRLQFKSAISWSFLPSAAPVAGHLGEASVVYHCVDEFSAFSDAADEVRSMEADLVRRADLVITSAEKLRAAKAKLNPRTVLVRHGVDHAHFRKALDPSTLVPEDIASLPKPVIGFFGLLADWVDLGLVRAVADALPSASIVLIGKVTTDTRVLEGAPNIHLLGRKPYAQLPAYCKGWDLALMPFAENELTANANPLKVREYLAAGLPVVSTPVPEVVQLGLCKIASGPEAFVRAVREQLASGAGPGAARSAAISHESWEAKVDEIRAHVHAFARRGKT from the coding sequence ATGGCCGAGCTCCGTGGACGCGACATCGTCTGCTTCTCCAACGACTGGGACGGCGATCCGCTCTCCAAGACGCACCTCATGCGCATCCTCGCGCGCGACAACCGCGTGCTCTGGGTGAACTCGCTCGGCAACCGCGCGCCGAAGGCGAACCCGCATGATGCGCAGCGCATCGTGAAGAAGCTCGGCGACGCGCTCGGTGGCACGCATGAGGTCGAGCCCAACCTGCATGTGCTCGGGCCGGTGGCGCTGCCATTCTTCGACGCGATGTCGCGCGCGGTGAACGCGCGGCTGGTGCGCGCCCAGGTGCTCTGGGCCATGCGACGCTTGCAGTTCAAGAGCGCCATCAGCTGGTCGTTCCTGCCTTCGGCGGCGCCGGTCGCGGGGCACCTGGGCGAGGCGAGCGTCGTCTACCACTGCGTCGATGAGTTCAGCGCCTTCAGCGACGCGGCCGACGAGGTTCGCTCGATGGAGGCCGACCTCGTGCGGCGCGCGGATCTGGTCATCACCAGCGCGGAGAAGCTGCGCGCGGCCAAGGCCAAGCTCAATCCGCGGACGGTGCTCGTGCGGCACGGCGTGGATCACGCGCACTTCCGCAAGGCGCTCGATCCGTCGACGCTCGTGCCCGAGGACATCGCGAGCTTGCCCAAGCCGGTGATTGGCTTCTTCGGGCTGCTCGCGGATTGGGTCGATCTGGGGCTGGTGCGCGCGGTGGCCGACGCGCTTCCGAGCGCGTCGATCGTGCTCATCGGGAAGGTCACCACCGACACGCGCGTGCTCGAGGGCGCGCCGAACATCCACCTGCTCGGCCGCAAGCCGTACGCGCAGCTGCCCGCCTATTGCAAAGGCTGGGACCTCGCGCTGATGCCGTTCGCCGAGAACGAGCTCACCGCGAACGCAAATCCCTTGAAGGTTCGCGAGTACCTGGCGGCCGGGCTGCCGGTGGTGTCGACGCCCGTGCCGGAGGTCGTCCAGCTCGGGCTCTGCAAGATTGCTTCGGGGCCTGAAGCATTCGTGCGAGCGGTCCGCGAGCAGCTCGCCAGCGGAGCCGGGCCAGGTGCGGCGCGCAGTGCCGCGATTTCGCACGAGTCGTGGGAGGCCAAGGTCGACGAGATCCGAGCGCACGTGCATGCCTTTGCACGCCGCGGGAAAACCTGA
- a CDS encoding ABC-F family ATP-binding cassette domain-containing protein, translating to MIRLDGIGKQHGKQILFIEASTALHKGEKVGLVGPNGAGKSTLFRLITKEELPDEGQVSIDRGVTIGYFSQDVGEMKGSTVVAAAMDGAGPVSAVARELKELEVALADPARADELDKLIERFGQVQSRFEELGGYALEGRAREVLAGLGFSQEVMDGDVGALSGGWKMRVALARILLMRPDAMLLDEPSNHLDLESLIWLENFLKQYEGALLMTSHDREFMNRIVNRIVEIDGGELTSFTGDYDFYEKQRALNDQQAQAQYERQQAMLKKEIAFIERFKARASHAAQVQSRVKKLEKIEKVEPPKRRKVVDFEFRPSPRSGEDVARLAKVNKAYGSKKIYEGFDFLVRRGERWCVMGVNGAGKSTLLKLITHSTEADSGEVTVGNSVKVGYFAQHAMDILDGTKTVLETLIQAFPLSTQASLRTLAGCFGFSGDDVEKGVRVLSGGEKARLVLAMMLYDPPNFLVLDEPTNHLDLGTKEMLVRALAGFDGTMLFVSHDRRFLASLSNRVLELTPEGAHVYGGGYTEYVARSGHEAPGLRS from the coding sequence GTGATTCGGCTCGACGGCATTGGCAAGCAGCACGGCAAGCAGATCCTCTTCATCGAGGCCTCGACGGCGCTCCACAAGGGCGAGAAGGTCGGCCTGGTGGGGCCCAATGGCGCAGGCAAGTCCACGCTCTTCCGCTTGATCACCAAGGAGGAGCTGCCCGACGAAGGACAGGTCTCCATCGATCGCGGCGTGACCATCGGCTACTTCAGCCAGGACGTGGGCGAGATGAAGGGCAGCACCGTCGTGGCCGCGGCCATGGATGGCGCGGGCCCGGTGTCCGCGGTGGCGCGCGAGCTCAAGGAGCTGGAAGTTGCGCTCGCCGACCCCGCGCGCGCCGACGAGCTCGACAAGCTCATCGAGCGCTTCGGCCAGGTGCAGAGCCGCTTCGAGGAGCTCGGTGGCTACGCGCTCGAGGGCCGCGCGCGCGAGGTGCTGGCAGGCCTCGGCTTCTCGCAAGAGGTCATGGACGGCGACGTGGGCGCGCTCTCCGGCGGCTGGAAGATGCGCGTGGCGCTCGCGCGGATCCTGCTCATGCGGCCCGACGCGATGCTCCTCGACGAGCCGAGCAACCACCTCGACCTCGAGTCGCTCATCTGGCTGGAGAACTTCCTCAAGCAGTACGAAGGCGCGCTGCTCATGACCTCGCACGACCGCGAGTTCATGAACCGCATTGTTAACCGGATTGTTGAGATCGACGGCGGCGAGCTCACCAGCTTCACGGGTGACTACGACTTCTACGAGAAGCAGCGCGCGCTCAACGACCAGCAGGCCCAGGCGCAGTACGAGCGCCAGCAGGCCATGCTCAAGAAGGAGATCGCATTCATCGAGCGCTTCAAGGCGCGCGCGTCGCATGCGGCGCAGGTGCAGAGCCGCGTGAAGAAGCTCGAGAAGATCGAAAAGGTGGAGCCGCCCAAGCGCCGCAAGGTCGTCGACTTCGAGTTCCGGCCGTCGCCGCGCTCGGGCGAGGACGTCGCGCGCCTGGCCAAGGTGAACAAGGCCTACGGCAGCAAGAAGATCTACGAGGGCTTCGACTTCCTCGTGCGCCGCGGCGAGCGCTGGTGCGTGATGGGCGTGAACGGCGCGGGCAAGAGCACGCTGCTCAAGCTCATCACCCACTCGACCGAAGCCGACTCGGGCGAGGTGACCGTCGGCAACAGCGTGAAGGTGGGCTACTTCGCGCAGCACGCGATGGACATCCTCGACGGCACCAAGACCGTGCTCGAGACGCTCATTCAGGCGTTCCCGCTCTCGACGCAGGCCTCACTGCGCACGCTCGCGGGCTGCTTCGGCTTCTCGGGCGACGACGTGGAGAAGGGCGTGCGCGTGCTCTCGGGCGGCGAGAAGGCGCGGCTGGTGTTGGCGATGATGCTCTACGACCCGCCCAACTTCCTGGTGCTCGACGAGCCCACGAACCACCTCGATCTCGGAACGAAGGAGATGCTGGTGCGCGCGCTCGCGGGCTTCGACGGGACGATGCTCTTCGTCTCGCACGACCGGCGCTTCCTGGCGTCGCTCTCGAACCGCGTGCTGGAGCTCACGCCGGAAGGCGCGCACGTCTACGGCGGCGGCTACACCGAGTACGTCGCCCGCTCGGGACACGAGGCGCCGGGGCTTCGAAGCTAG
- a CDS encoding serine acetyltransferase produces the protein MFENLRADLARFPGGGWRSLRLALESPGFYAAALYRARRHVHTKLPRPVSLLVKLPLEPLARVASWALGVAIAPGARIGPGLYIGHWGGIRVGPSVVMGADCNLSPGVILGVGMRDGLRGEPTLGDRVYVAPGAKVFGPISIGSDVAIGANAVVCRDVPDHVSVGGIPARVISRKGSAAYLQPERLPAARAAKNEVRVERRPSRNAVRTTELR, from the coding sequence ATGTTCGAGAACCTTCGAGCGGACCTCGCGCGGTTTCCGGGCGGCGGGTGGAGGTCGCTCCGGCTCGCGCTCGAGAGCCCCGGCTTCTATGCGGCCGCGCTGTATCGCGCGCGTCGGCACGTGCACACGAAGCTCCCGAGGCCGGTTTCACTCCTGGTGAAGCTGCCGCTCGAGCCGCTCGCGCGCGTGGCGAGCTGGGCGCTGGGCGTGGCCATCGCGCCCGGTGCGCGCATCGGCCCCGGGCTCTACATCGGACACTGGGGTGGCATCCGCGTGGGGCCGAGCGTCGTCATGGGCGCGGATTGCAACCTCTCACCGGGCGTCATCCTCGGCGTGGGCATGCGCGACGGTTTGCGCGGCGAGCCCACGCTCGGTGACCGCGTGTACGTCGCGCCCGGCGCAAAGGTCTTCGGACCGATCTCGATTGGCAGTGACGTGGCCATCGGCGCGAACGCGGTGGTCTGTCGCGACGTGCCGGATCACGTGAGCGTGGGCGGTATCCCGGCGCGCGTCATCTCGCGCAAGGGGAGCGCGGCCTACCTCCAGCCCGAGCGACTGCCGGCCGCGCGCGCGGCGAAGAACGAGGTGCGCGTGGAGCGTCGCCCGTCGCGCAACGCCGTGCGCACGACGGAGCTCCGCTGA
- the asnB gene encoding asparagine synthase (glutamine-hydrolyzing), translating into MCGIAGRIAADPTARLDAAPVRAMCDVMAHRGPDGWGIHEAGPAVLGHRRLSIIDLAGGAQPLAGCGSHVWVTFNGEIYNHRLLRAELESRGHTFATRSDTEVLVHGWEEWGDGLPSRLRGMFAFCIWDGRTRTAFIARDRLGIKPVYWARAGRDLVFASEAKALFAFPDVARRLDPSQLAAYLALRWVPGPSTLLEGISRLQPGHAMTFRDGELRILPYWDLPARAEPDPSLCEQEQVERFAQMFEEAVRLRLMAEVPVGVFLSGGIDSSAVAWAMKRNAQGEVKSFSVGYEGDREGELAFAKLAADQLGTQHREIQLSSSDFGELVPKLAWHLDEPIADAACIPLFHLSRRAREEVVVVLSGEGADEALAGYPIYLKQLALESGRRFGPLVDLLAPLLSTAIRNPKARKYLDLATRELPDRYRGVSRAFSDAMVEALLRGLGGPRAAERVAPYYARTEGLSPLRRMLYTDTKGWLPDDLLLKADKMSMASSIELRVPFLDHELVELCWSLPDSLRLNGRTGKYILRRAMQNRLPAAILERPKRGFPVPTGAWLREPLHEQMRSTILAANGACRALFPAALLTRLLDEHRLARVDRTEELYALWIFEAWHQKLLASPGREPERASA; encoded by the coding sequence ATGTGCGGCATCGCAGGGCGGATCGCGGCGGACCCCACGGCACGGCTGGACGCGGCGCCCGTGCGCGCGATGTGCGACGTGATGGCGCACCGCGGCCCGGACGGCTGGGGCATCCATGAGGCCGGCCCGGCCGTGCTCGGGCACCGGCGGCTCTCGATCATCGACCTCGCCGGCGGTGCGCAGCCGCTCGCGGGCTGTGGCAGCCACGTCTGGGTCACGTTCAACGGCGAGATCTACAACCATCGCCTCTTGCGCGCGGAGCTCGAGTCGCGCGGCCACACCTTCGCCACGCGCTCCGACACCGAAGTGCTCGTGCACGGCTGGGAAGAGTGGGGCGACGGCTTGCCCAGCCGCCTGCGCGGGATGTTCGCGTTCTGCATCTGGGACGGCCGCACGCGCACGGCGTTCATCGCTCGCGATCGCCTGGGCATCAAGCCCGTGTACTGGGCGCGCGCGGGCCGCGACCTCGTGTTCGCGAGCGAGGCCAAGGCGCTCTTCGCCTTCCCGGATGTGGCGCGCCGGCTCGATCCCTCGCAGCTCGCGGCCTACCTGGCGCTGCGCTGGGTGCCCGGGCCGTCGACGCTGCTCGAGGGCATCTCGCGGCTGCAACCGGGCCACGCCATGACCTTCCGCGACGGCGAGCTGCGCATCTTGCCGTACTGGGATCTGCCCGCGCGCGCCGAGCCGGATCCGTCGCTCTGTGAGCAGGAGCAGGTGGAGCGCTTCGCGCAGATGTTCGAGGAGGCGGTGCGGCTGCGGCTCATGGCCGAGGTGCCGGTGGGCGTGTTCCTCTCCGGCGGCATCGACTCGTCGGCGGTTGCGTGGGCCATGAAGCGCAACGCCCAGGGCGAGGTGAAGAGCTTCAGCGTGGGCTACGAGGGAGATCGCGAAGGCGAGCTGGCGTTCGCGAAGCTCGCCGCGGACCAGCTCGGGACGCAGCACCGCGAGATCCAGCTCAGCTCGAGCGACTTCGGCGAGCTCGTGCCCAAGCTGGCGTGGCACCTCGACGAGCCCATCGCCGACGCCGCGTGCATCCCGCTCTTCCACCTCTCGCGGCGCGCGCGCGAAGAGGTCGTGGTCGTGCTCTCGGGCGAGGGGGCCGACGAGGCGCTCGCCGGATATCCGATATATCTCAAACAGCTCGCCCTCGAGTCAGGGCGGCGCTTCGGGCCCCTGGTGGATCTGCTCGCGCCGCTGCTCTCGACGGCGATTCGCAATCCGAAGGCGCGCAAGTACCTCGACCTGGCCACGCGCGAGCTGCCGGACCGGTATCGCGGCGTGTCGCGCGCGTTCAGCGACGCCATGGTCGAAGCGCTCTTGCGCGGGCTCGGCGGGCCGCGCGCGGCGGAGCGCGTGGCGCCGTACTACGCGCGCACCGAGGGCCTGTCGCCGCTGCGGCGCATGCTCTACACCGACACCAAGGGCTGGCTGCCGGATGACCTGCTGCTCAAGGCCGACAAGATGTCGATGGCCTCGAGCATCGAGCTGCGCGTGCCGTTCCTGGACCACGAGCTCGTGGAGCTCTGCTGGAGCTTGCCGGATTCGCTTCGCCTGAACGGGCGCACGGGCAAGTACATCCTGCGGCGCGCGATGCAGAATCGCCTGCCGGCGGCGATCCTCGAGCGGCCCAAGCGCGGCTTCCCGGTGCCCACCGGCGCGTGGCTCCGTGAGCCGCTGCACGAGCAGATGCGGTCGACGATCCTCGCGGCGAACGGCGCGTGTCGCGCGCTGTTTCCGGCGGCGCTGCTCACGCGGCTGCTGGATGAGCACCGGCTCGCGCGCGTGGACCGCACCGAGGAGCTGTACGCGCTTTGGATTTTCGAGGCCTGGCACCAGAAGCTTCTGGCGTCGCCGGGTCGGGAGCCGGAGCGGGCGAGCGCCTGA
- a CDS encoding SRPBCC family protein — protein sequence MRIEADAKIPFPRDVVFAAYRDNLPNLVQYLPNVKSITVLERKDEGNVCKLKNEWWAKGEIPKAAQSVIKPEMLSWYDHAEWFQETFSNKWRIQMRVMEKVVSCQGGNSFEVDGTGTVLKIRGDLNLDMKEVPGVPRFLAGTIGPTVEKFVVGMLKPNLVEVSKGIEQYLRAKGS from the coding sequence ATGCGCATCGAAGCCGACGCCAAGATCCCCTTCCCCCGCGACGTGGTCTTCGCGGCCTACCGCGACAACCTCCCCAACCTGGTGCAGTACCTGCCCAACGTGAAGAGCATCACCGTGCTCGAGCGCAAGGACGAGGGCAACGTCTGCAAGCTCAAGAACGAGTGGTGGGCCAAGGGCGAGATCCCCAAGGCTGCGCAGAGCGTGATCAAGCCGGAGATGCTCAGCTGGTACGACCACGCCGAGTGGTTTCAGGAGACGTTCTCCAACAAGTGGCGCATCCAGATGCGCGTGATGGAGAAGGTGGTGAGCTGCCAGGGCGGCAACAGCTTCGAGGTCGACGGCACCGGCACCGTGCTCAAGATCCGCGGCGACCTGAACCTCGACATGAAGGAAGTGCCCGGCGTGCCGCGCTTCCTCGCGGGCACCATCGGCCCGACGGTCGAGAAGTTCGTGGTGGGCATGCTCAAGCCGAACCTCGTCGAGGTCAGCAAGGGCATCGAGCAGTACCTGCGCGCGAAGGGCAGTTAA
- a CDS encoding serine acetyltransferase, with translation MFDAVQLHRASRLLHLRGVPVVPKVIRKLIQYLHGSYLPPEADLGEGTELGYGGLGVVIHPEARVGRSCFLSPQVTLGGRSQKAGAPILEDGVIVGSGAKILGPVRIGAGARVGANAVVIHDVPAGATVAGVPARIIGRGSENAAEAG, from the coding sequence GTGTTCGATGCCGTGCAGCTGCACCGGGCCTCGCGCTTGCTGCACCTCCGGGGCGTGCCGGTGGTGCCGAAGGTGATTCGCAAGCTCATCCAGTACCTGCACGGCAGCTACCTGCCACCCGAGGCGGATCTCGGCGAGGGCACGGAGCTCGGCTACGGCGGCCTGGGCGTGGTGATTCACCCGGAAGCGCGCGTGGGACGGAGCTGCTTCCTCTCGCCGCAGGTCACGCTCGGTGGCCGCTCGCAGAAGGCGGGCGCGCCCATCCTCGAGGACGGCGTCATCGTGGGCTCGGGCGCGAAGATCCTCGGCCCGGTGCGCATCGGCGCGGGCGCGCGCGTGGGCGCGAACGCGGTGGTCATCCACGACGTGCCCGCTGGCGCGACGGTGGCCGGTGTCCCCGCGCGCATCATCGGACGCGGCAGCGAGAACGCGGCGGAGGCGGGCTAG
- a CDS encoding MFS transporter has product MPALPHSLRSLRHRDLQLFFSGQAISLVGTWMQSVAEGWLVYRLWSDATLLGWLSFLRQIPVFFLSAWAGGLADRMPRRKLVLATQFSAMVQAGALAWVTLAGHPTKFQLLGLAAALGVVNAFDIPSRQAYLVDMAGPDLENAIAFNSTLVNGTRVLGPAIAGYIVTAIGEGLCFFANSVSYVFVIVGLYFTRAGPPATSKRSRGGLVEGVRYAWNAHHARWPLLLVTCASLMAMPYVTLMPVFAKTIFHGNAATQGHLLGSAGVGAFLGAVSLLRRGPGKGLAHRVAWGASLLAAGLIGLSLAPNEWVAYGALVVTGFGFMSQMASTNTLLQSLAPVDMRGRVMGLYSMAFIGMGPFGSLLLGYAAAHVGARVAVGVGAATYLLASLVFRTVTEGIELAAQQARAERVA; this is encoded by the coding sequence GTGCCTGCCCTGCCCCACTCGCTGCGCTCGCTGCGCCACCGCGACCTGCAGCTCTTCTTCAGCGGCCAGGCCATCTCGCTCGTCGGCACCTGGATGCAGTCGGTGGCCGAGGGCTGGCTCGTGTACCGCCTTTGGAGCGACGCCACGCTCCTCGGCTGGCTGAGCTTCCTACGCCAGATCCCCGTCTTCTTCCTCTCGGCGTGGGCAGGTGGGCTCGCGGACCGGATGCCGCGGCGCAAGCTGGTGCTGGCCACCCAGTTCTCCGCGATGGTGCAGGCGGGCGCGCTCGCGTGGGTGACGCTCGCGGGGCACCCGACGAAGTTCCAGCTCCTCGGGCTGGCGGCCGCGCTCGGCGTGGTGAACGCGTTCGATATCCCCAGCCGCCAGGCCTACCTCGTGGACATGGCCGGCCCCGACCTCGAGAACGCCATCGCCTTCAACTCCACGCTCGTGAACGGCACGCGCGTGCTGGGCCCTGCGATCGCCGGCTACATCGTGACCGCCATCGGCGAAGGCCTCTGCTTCTTCGCGAACTCGGTCTCGTACGTGTTCGTCATCGTGGGGCTCTACTTCACGCGCGCGGGTCCACCGGCGACTTCGAAGCGCAGCCGAGGCGGGCTCGTCGAGGGCGTCCGCTACGCGTGGAACGCGCACCACGCCCGCTGGCCGCTCTTGCTCGTGACGTGCGCGTCGCTGATGGCCATGCCCTACGTCACGCTGATGCCCGTCTTCGCGAAGACCATCTTCCACGGCAACGCCGCCACCCAGGGCCACCTCCTCGGCTCGGCCGGCGTGGGCGCGTTCCTCGGCGCGGTCAGCCTGCTGCGTCGCGGCCCCGGCAAAGGCCTCGCGCATCGCGTGGCCTGGGGCGCGAGCCTGCTCGCCGCGGGGCTCATCGGGCTCTCCCTCGCGCCGAATGAGTGGGTCGCGTATGGCGCGCTGGTCGTCACCGGCTTTGGCTTCATGAGCCAGATGGCGAGCACCAACACGCTCTTGCAGTCGCTCGCTCCGGTGGACATGCGCGGACGCGTGATGGGGCTCTATTCCATGGCCTTCATCGGCATGGGGCCGTTCGGCTCGCTGCTGTTGGGCTACGCGGCCGCGCACGTGGGCGCGCGGGTGGCCGTGGGCGTGGGCGCCGCCACGTACCTGCTCGCGAGCCTCGTGTTCCGCACCGTCACCGAAGGCATCGAGCTCGCGGCGCAGCAGGCGCGCGCCGAGCGCGTGGCGTGA
- the rpsG gene encoding 30S ribosomal protein S7, translating into MPRRRVVEKRKILPDPKFQDRLVTKFVNDLMRKGKKSIAEQICYGSFDIIAERTKDEPLKIFKKALDNVKPVLEVKSRRVGGATYQVPVEVRQDRRLALGMRWLITYSQERGEKTMAEKLAAEIMDAANNRGNAVKKREDTHKMAEANKAFAHYRW; encoded by the coding sequence ATGCCTCGTCGTCGCGTCGTTGAGAAGCGCAAGATCCTCCCGGACCCGAAGTTCCAGGACCGGCTCGTCACGAAGTTCGTGAACGACCTCATGCGCAAGGGCAAGAAGTCGATCGCCGAGCAGATCTGCTACGGCTCTTTCGACATCATCGCGGAGCGCACCAAGGACGAGCCGCTCAAGATCTTCAAGAAGGCGCTCGACAACGTGAAGCCCGTGCTCGAGGTGAAGAGCCGCCGCGTCGGTGGCGCCACCTACCAGGTGCCCGTGGAGGTCCGTCAGGACCGCCGCCTGGCGCTGGGAATGCGCTGGCTCATCACCTACTCGCAGGAGCGCGGCGAGAAGACGATGGCCGAGAAGCTGGCCGCCGAGATCATGGACGCCGCCAACAACCGCGGCAACGCCGTGAAGAAGCGCGAAGACACGCACAAGATGGCCGAGGCCAACAAGGCCTTCGCGCACTATCGCTGGTAG
- a CDS encoding 30S ribosomal protein S12: MPTITQLIRKGRTQMRTKGKAPALTECPQKRGVCTRVYTTTPKKPNSALRKVARVRLTNGIEVTSYIPGVGHNLQEHSVVMIRGGRVKDLPGVRYHIVRGTLDSVGVQGRKQSRSKYGAKRPS; encoded by the coding sequence ATGCCCACCATCACGCAGCTCATCCGCAAGGGCCGCACCCAGATGCGCACCAAGGGCAAGGCCCCCGCCTTGACCGAGTGCCCCCAGAAGCGCGGCGTTTGCACCCGCGTGTACACCACCACCCCGAAGAAGCCGAACTCGGCCCTTCGCAAGGTGGCGCGTGTGCGCCTCACGAACGGGATCGAGGTCACCTCGTACATCCCCGGCGTGGGTCACAACCTCCAGGAGCACTCGGTGGTCATGATCCGCGGCGGCCGTGTGAAGGACCTCCCCGGCGTTCGCTACCACATCGTCCGCGGCACCCTCGACAGCGTTGGCGTCCAGGGTCGGAAGCAGTCGCGTTCCAAGTACGGCGCCAAGCGCCCCAGCTAA